One window of Camelina sativa cultivar DH55 chromosome 4, Cs, whole genome shotgun sequence genomic DNA carries:
- the LOC104779639 gene encoding SART-1 family protein DOT2-like isoform X3, translating to MHRDMYSSRGSGYGQQQYGSQSGYGQNLGSGYPGSSVSGGAEGGSQISLSSSRHPSITGGGAQETDIGGYRSHLSTSASHYGTQYGSAYGSSSLSSSQPLSTNGLGSSVLDSRSGYVPTLPDSPKFASGSYLSPSSHVYGQKADDLYSDKLSGYIPVDRRQYGERSSAYVGRELQNEPTSRYAESSGFGRQTDLYDRIDQASLLRGEQLLKIQSLHTSSVDGGVRQADYLTERSSTVRHSDQEAMHYGGRLESDPHGLSVRGTSSYASQHTPSLLGAVPRRNLDDYIYPENSSNPGYGVSLPPGRDYGTGKGIHSAASLDLDYPGGILARGGGGGPRVDDLRKDDRASYLREFELREEERRRENLRSRDKERERERERERDRERERQRERDRQRAKDRERERISELREKEGERERERKRALEIKRDRTPTARATSKDTKERTPVPKSISRDARSSTLRRDAQHREASIRRYSPIKPIRRDYVCKVLSSRLVDMERDYLTLDKRYPRLFVPSEFSKVVVNWPKQKLTLSMHTAVSFEHDYIEDGGADVKCTSTKPLALKSGGKTVWNAKMVLMSGLSRTALEDLSSEKLFEDRIPHVCNILKFAVLKKDHSFMAFGGSWDPTDGMDPSVDQSSLIQTMLRHTKDKLNLDLSNCRHWNPFLEIHYERVGSDGGFSYKEITVLYVPDLSECLPSSDAWRTQWLALRKALTERDRLLSQEVKKNVIAGKGSSDTVEVTKDAEKESPGDASGTQTTGTKKTVKKIIKRVVKRPVNDGKGTVKKGEKSDEKVVPEKVAISETTVPKEESIGTSSNKNIVKKVVARPTQSQEKGSEIVTGAGTGDTSDPSAKASEQTPSKTIVKKKVIKRVAKRKVAEIDNSMDGDFKKEGDSDEKKVVEAGKKTPDSGSMEMKPTAESLEAVKEKNASTSVKIKQNTGSPDTEKKEGSSTANKKDTKTGEDKKDERKNNSETQSEGKKIDRNNADEKKVKEKITEKEIKEKGGKEESRIQMKDRKKSEEPPRPGFILQTKRNKDSKLRSLSVSLDSLLDYTDKDIDESSFELSLFAESLFEMLQYQMGSRIFEFLKKLRVKFLRQRNQRKRQQQELSVKQNEAKSQNKRQKTVEHKDKDTSVIPESAPGKDDKENSGKDIVDGSRKISDKEAVANTEETVGGKEVTGDETSNKEVDNQDDDDDPEEDPEEDPEEDPEEDPEEDPEEDPEECEEMDVANYEQEDPAEEKKEGNLENTSGTVANPITEVATDKKEERGRIDEKTEIKTKSGTDKHGRQEGGTSDAPKREETVDKQLLQAFRFFDRNQAGYVRVEDMRMTIHSLGKFLSHREVKELVQSALLESSTGRDDRILYNKLVRLSL from the exons ATGCATAGAGATATGTATTCTTCAAGAGGGAGTGGCTACGGACAGCAGCAATACGGCTCGCAGTCTGGTTATGGTCAGAAT cTTGGATCTGGTTATCCTGGAAGTTCAGTCAGTGGTGGTGCAGAAGGAGGCTCTCAGATTTCTTTGAGTAGTTCTCGCCATCCTTCAATTACAGGTGGTGGTGCTCAAGAAACTGACATTGGTGGATACAGATCGCATTTGTCAACATCTGCTAGTCATTATGGAACGCAGTATGGTTCTGCCTATGGATCATCTTCTCTTAGCAGCTCTCAGCCTTTAAGCACCAATGGCTTAGGTTCATCAGTCTTGGATAGCCGCTCGGGATATGTTCCTACTTTACCAGATTCGCCTAAATTTGCCTCTGGAAGCTACTTGTCCCCCTCGAGTCATGTTTATGGTCAAAAGGCGGATGATTTGTATTCTGATAAGCTGTCTGGTTACATTCCGGTTGACAGAAGGCAGTATGGTGAACGGTCAAGCGCTTATGTCGGTAGGGAGTTGCAAAATGAACCAACTAGTCGATATGCTGAGTCATCTGGTTTTGGTCGTCAG ACTGACTTGTATGATCGCATTGATCAAGCATCTCTCCTCCGAGGagaacaattattaaaaattcaGTCGCTCCATACCTCTTCTGTTGATGGAGGTGTCAG ACAAGCCGATTATCTTACAGAACGAAGTTCTACTGTACGGCATTCTGATCAAGAAGCTATGCATTATGGAGGAAGGTTGGAGTCTGATCCTCACGGTTTATCAGTACGCGGCACATCTTCTTATGCCAGCCAACATACCCCATCGTTATTAGGAGCTGTTCCTCGGCGAAATTTAGATGACTATATTTATCCGGAGAATTCTTCAAATCCTGGTTATGGCGTTAGCTTGCCTCCAGGGAGGGATTATGGCACTGGGAAAGGTATCCACAGTGCAGCATCTCTTGACCTGGACTACCCTGGTGGCATACTGGCtcgcggtggtggtg GTGGTCCTCGTGTTGATGATCTCCGGAAAGATGACCGGGCGAGTTATCTCAGGGAGTTTGAACTAAGGGAAGAAGAGCGTCGTCGCGAGAATCTACGCTCCAGAGATAAGGAGCGAGAGCGAGAGAGGGAACGCGAACGTGATAGAGAACGAGAGCGGCAGAGGGAACGAGACAGGCAAAGAGCTAAGGACCGGGAAAGGGAACGCATATCGGAGCTACgagagaaggaaggagaaagagaacGTGAGCGAAAACGTGCTCTCGAAATAAAACGAGATCGAACTCCAACAGCAAGAGCTACGTCCAAGGACACTAAGGAGCGGACTCCAGTTCCTAAATCTATTTCTAGGGATGCACGTAGTTCCACTTTGCGACGGGATGCACAACATCGTGAAGCATCAAttag GCGATATTCACCGATTAAGCCAATAAGGAGAGATTATGTCTGCAAG GTTTTATCCTCGCGATTGGTTGACATGGAGAGAGATTACTTGACATTAGATAAAAGATATCCCAGGCTTTTTGTGCCTTCTGAGTTTTCCAAG gtTGTTGTGAACTGGCCGAAACAGAAGCTTACACTTTCTATGCATACTGCTGTGAG TTTTGAGCATGATTACATTGAAGATGGTGGAGCTGATGTGAAATGTACTTCGACGAAGCCTTTAGCTTTGAAATCTGGAGGAAAAACTGTTTGGAATGCCAAg ATGGTTTTGATGAGCGGGCTGAGCAGGACTGCTCTGGAAGATCTTTCTTCAGAGAAATTATTTGAGGACCGTATACCTCACGTGtgcaacatattaaaatttgcTGTTCTTAAAAAGGATCATTCATTCATGGCGTTTGGTGGTTCCTGGGATCCCACAGATGGCATGGACCCATCAGTTGACCAGTCTTCCTTAATTCAGACAATGCTGAG ACACACAAAGGATAAGCTTAATCTTGATCTGAGCAACTGCCGTCACTGGAATCCATTTCTCGAG ATACATTATGAAAGGGTTGGTTCAGATGGGGGTTTTAGCTACAAAGAGATCACCGTACTATATGTCCCCGATTTATCAGAATGCCTTCCTTCCTCTGATGCATGGAGAACCCAATGGTTGGCACTTAGGAAAGCTCTTACTGAGAGAGATCGGCTACTCTCTCAGGAGGTTAAGAAAAATGTCATTGCAGGAAAGGGCAGCAGTGATACTGTTGAAGTTACCAAGGATGCAGAGAAAGAGTCCCCAGGAGACGCTTCTGGCACTCAGACGACTGGAACTAAGAAGACCGTGAAAAAGATCATTAAAAGAGTTGTTAAAAGGCCTGTCAACGATGGAAAAGGAACTGTTAAAAAAGGTGAGAAGTCGGATGAGAAGGTAGTTCCTGAAAAGGTCGCCATATCGGAGACCACAGTCCCTAAAGAAGAATCCATTGGTACATCGTCTAAcaaaaatatagtgaaaaaggTAGTAGCGAGACCCACACAAAGTCAAGAGAAGGGCTCAGAAATTGTGACGGGAGCTGGAACTGGAGATACTTCAGATCCCAGTGCTAAGGCTAGTGAGCAAACTCCTTCGAAGacaattgtaaagaaaaaagtcATCAAAAGGGTGGCTAAAAGGAAGGTCGCTGAAATAGACAATAGTATGGACGGTGATTTTAAGAAAGAAGGAGATAGTGATGAGAAGAAGGTAGTGGAGGCAGGCAAGAAAACCCCTGATTCAGGTAGTATGGAGATGAAACCGACGGCTGAATCTTTAGAAGCAGTGAAAGAAAAGAATGCCTCCACTAGTgtgaaaataaaacagaataCAGGATCTCCAGATACTGAGAAAAAGGAGGGTTCCTCTACTGCAAATAAGAAAGACACTAAGACAGGTGAAGACAAGAAGGATGAAAGGAAAAACAACTCAGAGACTCAGTCTGAGGGGAAAAAAATTGATAGGAATAATGCTGATGAGAAAAaggttaaagaaaaaattactgagaaagagattaaagagaaAGGTGGAAAAGAGGAGTCCAGGATACAAATGAAGGACAGGAAAAAGTCAGAGGAACCTCCTCGGccaggatttattttacagacAAAACGTAACAAAGACTCCAAA ttgCGTTCACTGTCGGTCTCTTTGGATTCCCTCTTGGATTACACTGACAAGGACATTGATGAGTCATCATTTGAg CTTTCATTGTTTGCGGAATCGCTGTTTGAGATGCTGCAGTATCAAATGGGTTCCCGTATCTTTGAATTTCTTAAG AAACTACGTGTAAAATTTTTGAGACAAAGAAATCAACGGAAGAGGCAGCAGCAGGAGTTGTCTGTCAAGCAAAATGAagcaaaatcccaaaataagcGTCAAAAGACAGTTGAACATAAAGATAAGGATACCTCTGTTATACCCGAATCCGCTCCTGGGAAAGATGATAAAGAAAATTCAGGCAAGGACATCGTAGACGGTAGCCGGAAAATTTCAGATAAGGAAGCTGTAGCCAACACTGAAGAAACTGTGGGCGGTAAAGAAGTTACTGGGGATGAAACATCTAATAAGGAAGTGGATAACcaggatgatgatgacgatCCAGAGGAAGATCCTGAGGAGGATCCTGAAGAAGACCCTGAAGAAGACCCTGAAGAAGACCCAGAAGAAGATCCAGAAGAATGCGAGGAAATGGACGTTGCAAATTATGAGCAAGAAGACCCTGCTGAAGAG aagaaagaaggaaaccTTGAGAATACTAGTGGTACTGTTGCCAATCCCATAACTGAAGTGGCAActgataaaaaagaagaaagaggtcGGATCGAtgaaaaaactgaaatcaaGACGAAGTCTGGAACTGATAAGCATGGGAGGCAAGAGGGAGGAACGTCTGATGCACCAAAAAGAGAGGAAACTGTTGATAAACAGCTGTTACAG GCTTTCAGATTCTTTGACCGTAACCAGGCAGGCTATGTTAGG gTTGAAGACATGAGGATGACCATTCACAGCTTGGGAAAGTTTCTATCTCACCGTGAAGTCAAG GAACTTGTGCAAAGCGCTTTGTTAGAGAGCAGCACTGGAAGAGATGATCGAATTTTATACAATAAACTTGTTAGGTTGTCTCTATAG
- the LOC104779639 gene encoding uncharacterized protein LOC104779639 isoform X4, which produces MHRDMYSSRGSGYGQQQYGSQSGYGQNLGSGYPGSSVSGGAEGGSQISLSSSRHPSITGGGAQETDIGGYRSHLSTSASHYGTQYGSAYGSSSLSSSQPLSTNGLGSSVLDSRSGYVPTLPDSPKFASGSYLSPSSHVYGQKADDLYSDKLSGYIPVDRRQYGERSSAYVGRELQNEPTSRYAESSGFGRQTDLYDRIDQASLLRGEQLLKIQSLHTSSVDGGVRQADYLTERSSTVRHSDQEAMHYGGRLESDPHGLSVRGTSSYASQHTPSLLGAVPRRNLDDYIYPENSSNPGYGVSLPPGRDYGTGKGIHSAASLDLDYPGGILARGGPRVDDLRKDDRASYLREFELREEERRRENLRSRDKERERERERERDRERERQRERDRQRAKDRERERISELREKEGERERERKRALEIKRDRTPTARATSKDTKERTPVPKSISRDARSSTLRRDAQHREASIRRYSPIKPIRRDYVCKVLSSRLVDMERDYLTLDKRYPRLFVPSEFSKVVVNWPKQKLTLSMHTAVSFEHDYIEDGGADVKCTSTKPLALKSGGKTVWNAKMVLMSGLSRTALEDLSSEKLFEDRIPHVCNILKFAVLKKDHSFMAFGGSWDPTDGMDPSVDQSSLIQTMLRHTKDKLNLDLSNCRHWNPFLEIHYERVGSDGGFSYKEITVLYVPDLSECLPSSDAWRTQWLALRKALTERDRLLSQEVKKNVIAGKGSSDTVEVTKDAEKESPGDASGTQTTGTKKTVKKIIKRVVKRPVNDGKGTVKKGEKSDEKVVPEKVAISETTVPKEESIGTSSNKNIVKKVVARPTQSQEKGSEIVTGAGTGDTSDPSAKASEQTPSKTIVKKKVIKRVAKRKVAEIDNSMDGDFKKEGDSDEKKVVEAGKKTPDSGSMEMKPTAESLEAVKEKNASTSVKIKQNTGSPDTEKKEGSSTANKKDTKTGEDKKDERKNNSETQSEGKKIDRNNADEKKVKEKITEKEIKEKGGKEESRIQMKDRKKSEEPPRPGFILQTKRNKDSKLRSLSVSLDSLLDYTDKDIDESSFELSLFAESLFEMLQYQMGSRIFEFLKKLRVKFLRQRNQRKRQQQELSVKQNEAKSQNKRQKTVEHKDKDTSVIPESAPGKDDKENSGKDIVDGSRKISDKEAVANTEETVGGKEVTGDETSNKEVDNQDDDDDPEEDPEEDPEEDPEEDPEEDPEEDPEECEEMDVANYEQEDPAEEKKEGNLENTSGTVANPITEVATDKKEERGRIDEKTEIKTKSGTDKHGRQEGGTSDAPKREETVDKQLLQAFRFFDRNQAGYVRVEDMRMTIHSLGKFLSHREVKELVQSALLESSTGRDDRILYNKLVRLSL; this is translated from the exons ATGCATAGAGATATGTATTCTTCAAGAGGGAGTGGCTACGGACAGCAGCAATACGGCTCGCAGTCTGGTTATGGTCAGAAT cTTGGATCTGGTTATCCTGGAAGTTCAGTCAGTGGTGGTGCAGAAGGAGGCTCTCAGATTTCTTTGAGTAGTTCTCGCCATCCTTCAATTACAGGTGGTGGTGCTCAAGAAACTGACATTGGTGGATACAGATCGCATTTGTCAACATCTGCTAGTCATTATGGAACGCAGTATGGTTCTGCCTATGGATCATCTTCTCTTAGCAGCTCTCAGCCTTTAAGCACCAATGGCTTAGGTTCATCAGTCTTGGATAGCCGCTCGGGATATGTTCCTACTTTACCAGATTCGCCTAAATTTGCCTCTGGAAGCTACTTGTCCCCCTCGAGTCATGTTTATGGTCAAAAGGCGGATGATTTGTATTCTGATAAGCTGTCTGGTTACATTCCGGTTGACAGAAGGCAGTATGGTGAACGGTCAAGCGCTTATGTCGGTAGGGAGTTGCAAAATGAACCAACTAGTCGATATGCTGAGTCATCTGGTTTTGGTCGTCAG ACTGACTTGTATGATCGCATTGATCAAGCATCTCTCCTCCGAGGagaacaattattaaaaattcaGTCGCTCCATACCTCTTCTGTTGATGGAGGTGTCAG ACAAGCCGATTATCTTACAGAACGAAGTTCTACTGTACGGCATTCTGATCAAGAAGCTATGCATTATGGAGGAAGGTTGGAGTCTGATCCTCACGGTTTATCAGTACGCGGCAC ATCTTCTTATGCCAGCCAACATACCCCATCGTTATTAGGAGCTGTTCCTCGGCGAAATTTAGATGACTATATTTATCCGGAGAATTCTTCAAATCCTGGTTATGGCGTTAGCTTACCTCCAGGGAGGGATTATGGCACTGGGAAAGGTATCCACAGTGCAGCATCTCTTGACCTGGACTACCCTGGTGGCATACTGGCTCGTGGTGGTCCTCGTGTTGATGATCTCCGGAAAGATGACCGGGCGAGTTATCTCAGGGAGTTTGAACTAAGGGAAGAAGAGCGTCGTCGCGAGAATCTACGCTCCAGAGATAAGGAGCGAGAGCGAGAGAGGGAACGCGAACGTGATAGAGAACGAGAGCGGCAGAGGGAACGAGACAGGCAAAGAGCTAAGGACCGGGAAAGGGAACGCATATCGGAGCTACgagagaaggaaggagaaagagaacGTGAGCGAAAACGTGCTCTCGAAATAAAACGAGATCGAACTCCAACAGCAAGAGCTACGTCCAAGGACACTAAGGAGCGGACTCCAGTTCCTAAATCTATTTCTAGGGATGCACGTAGTTCCACTTTGCGACGGGATGCACAACATCGTGAAGCATCAAttag GCGATATTCACCGATTAAGCCAATAAGGAGAGATTATGTCTGCAAG GTTTTATCCTCGCGATTGGTTGACATGGAGAGAGATTACTTGACATTAGATAAAAGATATCCCAGGCTTTTTGTGCCTTCTGAGTTTTCCAAG gtTGTTGTGAACTGGCCGAAACAGAAGCTTACACTTTCTATGCATACTGCTGTGAG TTTTGAGCATGATTACATTGAAGATGGTGGAGCTGATGTGAAATGTACTTCGACGAAGCCTTTAGCTTTGAAATCTGGAGGAAAAACTGTTTGGAATGCCAAg ATGGTTTTGATGAGCGGGCTGAGCAGGACTGCTCTGGAAGATCTTTCTTCAGAGAAATTATTTGAGGACCGTATACCTCACGTGtgcaacatattaaaatttgcTGTTCTTAAAAAGGATCATTCATTCATGGCGTTTGGTGGTTCCTGGGATCCCACAGATGGCATGGACCCATCAGTTGACCAGTCTTCCTTAATTCAGACAATGCTGAG ACACACAAAGGATAAGCTTAATCTTGATCTGAGCAACTGCCGTCACTGGAATCCATTTCTCGAG ATACATTATGAAAGGGTTGGTTCAGATGGGGGTTTTAGCTACAAAGAGATCACCGTACTATATGTCCCCGATTTATCAGAATGCCTTCCTTCCTCTGATGCATGGAGAACCCAATGGTTGGCACTTAGGAAAGCTCTTACTGAGAGAGATCGGCTACTCTCTCAGGAGGTTAAGAAAAATGTCATTGCAGGAAAGGGCAGCAGTGATACTGTTGAAGTTACCAAGGATGCAGAGAAAGAGTCCCCAGGAGACGCTTCTGGCACTCAGACGACTGGAACTAAGAAGACCGTGAAAAAGATCATTAAAAGAGTTGTTAAAAGGCCTGTCAACGATGGAAAAGGAACTGTTAAAAAAGGTGAGAAGTCGGATGAGAAGGTAGTTCCTGAAAAGGTCGCCATATCGGAGACCACAGTCCCTAAAGAAGAATCCATTGGTACATCGTCTAAcaaaaatatagtgaaaaaggTAGTAGCGAGACCCACACAAAGTCAAGAGAAGGGCTCAGAAATTGTGACGGGAGCTGGAACTGGAGATACTTCAGATCCCAGTGCTAAGGCTAGTGAGCAAACTCCTTCGAAGacaattgtaaagaaaaaagtcATCAAAAGGGTGGCTAAAAGGAAGGTCGCTGAAATAGACAATAGTATGGACGGTGATTTTAAGAAAGAAGGAGATAGTGATGAGAAGAAGGTAGTGGAGGCAGGCAAGAAAACCCCTGATTCAGGTAGTATGGAGATGAAACCGACGGCTGAATCTTTAGAAGCAGTGAAAGAAAAGAATGCCTCCACTAGTgtgaaaataaaacagaataCAGGATCTCCAGATACTGAGAAAAAGGAGGGTTCCTCTACTGCAAATAAGAAAGACACTAAGACAGGTGAAGACAAGAAGGATGAAAGGAAAAACAACTCAGAGACTCAGTCTGAGGGGAAAAAAATTGATAGGAATAATGCTGATGAGAAAAaggttaaagaaaaaattactgagaaagagattaaagagaaAGGTGGAAAAGAGGAGTCCAGGATACAAATGAAGGACAGGAAAAAGTCAGAGGAACCTCCTCGGccaggatttattttacagacAAAACGTAACAAAGACTCCAAA ttgCGTTCACTGTCGGTCTCTTTGGATTCCCTCTTGGATTACACTGACAAGGACATTGATGAGTCATCATTTGAg CTTTCATTGTTTGCGGAATCGCTGTTTGAGATGCTGCAGTATCAAATGGGTTCCCGTATCTTTGAATTTCTTAAG AAACTACGTGTAAAATTTTTGAGACAAAGAAATCAACGGAAGAGGCAGCAGCAGGAGTTGTCTGTCAAGCAAAATGAagcaaaatcccaaaataagcGTCAAAAGACAGTTGAACATAAAGATAAGGATACCTCTGTTATACCCGAATCCGCTCCTGGGAAAGATGATAAAGAAAATTCAGGCAAGGACATCGTAGACGGTAGCCGGAAAATTTCAGATAAGGAAGCTGTAGCCAACACTGAAGAAACTGTGGGCGGTAAAGAAGTTACTGGGGATGAAACATCTAATAAGGAAGTGGATAACcaggatgatgatgacgatCCAGAGGAAGATCCTGAGGAGGATCCTGAAGAAGACCCTGAAGAAGACCCTGAAGAAGACCCAGAAGAAGATCCAGAAGAATGCGAGGAAATGGACGTTGCAAATTATGAGCAAGAAGACCCTGCTGAAGAG aagaaagaaggaaaccTTGAGAATACTAGTGGTACTGTTGCCAATCCCATAACTGAAGTGGCAActgataaaaaagaagaaagaggtcGGATCGAtgaaaaaactgaaatcaaGACGAAGTCTGGAACTGATAAGCATGGGAGGCAAGAGGGAGGAACGTCTGATGCACCAAAAAGAGAGGAAACTGTTGATAAACAGCTGTTACAG GCTTTCAGATTCTTTGACCGTAACCAGGCAGGCTATGTTAGG gTTGAAGACATGAGGATGACCATTCACAGCTTGGGAAAGTTTCTATCTCACCGTGAAGTCAAG GAACTTGTGCAAAGCGCTTTGTTAGAGAGCAGCACTGGAAGAGATGATCGAATTTTATACAATAAACTTGTTAGGTTGTCTCTATAG